The Thermosipho melanesiensis BI429 sequence ACTCCTTCTGAAAGCTGTTTTCTTTTTTCTAAATTTTCTTCTTCTACTACTTTTGCGAGTTTTTTTATAGTTTCTTCAACGGCATCAAGGTGTTTTTCAAAAAGTTCTATTACGATTTGTTCTTTTTTACCAAAAAACAAACTCATATTATTTCCTCCCTTATATCTATTTCACTAAATAGTATATCAAAAAAGTTATCGATCCTGCAATAACTGGGGTGTTTACCCAGGCGCTAACTATTTTTAATATTATTTTCTTATTTGAAAGTCTTGAACCTCTTGCATATCCAGCACCAATAACGGCACCTACTATTGCTTGAGAAGTAGAAATAGGAATACCAAGTAATGCATATATCCAAACTGTAATGGATTCTCCAAACACTGCAATTGCAGAGGAATAGTAATCAAGTTCTATGATCTGTACTCCCACTGTGTACATTACTTTGTAGCTGTAAGTCAAAACACCAAAAGCAATACTTATGCCCCCTAATAGTGCGGCATTTTTAACACCAATTGAATTTGCAAAAACCCCTGTTATATTTGCAACGTTATTTGCGCCAAGAGAATATGAACCATATGCACCTATTATCAAGGTTGCATAGAAAATTACTTTTTCTCTTATGCTAATGGATTTTATTTTGTTAAATGGTTTTGCAAAAATTTTGTATGTAATATAGCTAAAGAAAATACCACCTATTGGAGTTAGAAACCAAGCTAAGAAAAGTTTTAAAAAGATTCTCCATTTTATAGTGCCTTCGATGAAAGATGTCGCAATT is a genomic window containing:
- a CDS encoding inorganic phosphate transporter, producing MYLLPAIFFGWSLGANDAANIFGTAVSNRIIKYRTATIISAIFIILGAIISGEKGILTISSISASDLKLASISVLASAITMTTMTYIGVPVSSSQAIVGSIIATSFIEGTIKWRIFLKLFLAWFLTPIGGIFFSYITYKIFAKPFNKIKSISIREKVIFYATLIIGAYGSYSLGANNVANITGVFANSIGVKNAALLGGISIAFGVLTYSYKVMYTVGVQIIELDYYSSAIAVFGESITVWIYALLGIPISTSQAIVGAVIGAGYARGSRLSNKKIILKIVSAWVNTPVIAGSITFLIYYLVK